A stretch of the Planktothricoides raciborskii GIHE-MW2 genome encodes the following:
- a CDS encoding fatty acyl-AMP ligase yields the protein MNFLETPLKTSTLVDILRYRALHQPDQIAYRFLVDGETVSVDLTYQELAQQALAIASQLQQFCQPGDRALLLYQPGIEYISAFFGCLFAGVVAVPAYPPRPNRSLSRIQSILTDAQAAVALTTTSIFSSLVQRVADAPELETLGWLATDQIDPIQANSWQDPRVNSRHLAFLQYTSGSTATPKGVMISHQNLLHNLEAIAHCFGHSPQSRGVIWLPPYHDMGLIGGILQPLYAGFPVVLMSPLVFLQSPFRWLQAVSRYQATTSGGPNFAYQLCINKITPEQKQTLDLSSWEVAFNGAEPINPETLEQFATTFAECGFRREAFYPCYGMAETTLIVSGGAKTALPIYQTLEAEALEKNWVVPVSPESNPELTTRTLVGCGRQIPYHQIAIAHPETLTRCTAGEVGEIWIKGPSVAQGYWNKTEESRHAFGAYLADTGEGPFLRTGDLGFLDNDELYVTGRLKDLIIVNGHNHYPQDIERTVEHSHPAIRPTCSAAFSVEIDGEERLIIVAEVERRYRQRKRQAALSSEDPSQHYSWEVKAVIQSIRRSVSSHHDLQVYQVFLIKYGSIPKTSSGKIQRHACRANFLAGTLDVVEE from the coding sequence ATGAATTTTCTAGAAACTCCGCTGAAAACAAGCACGTTAGTTGATATACTCCGATACAGGGCATTGCATCAACCGGATCAAATTGCCTATCGCTTTTTAGTTGACGGAGAAACGGTTTCCGTCGATCTGACTTATCAAGAATTAGCACAACAAGCCCTGGCGATCGCCAGCCAATTGCAACAGTTTTGTCAACCGGGAGACCGGGCTTTATTGCTTTACCAACCGGGAATCGAATATATTAGCGCCTTTTTTGGCTGTCTATTTGCCGGAGTGGTGGCAGTCCCGGCATATCCGCCACGGCCAAATCGTTCCCTATCCAGAATTCAATCAATTTTGACCGATGCACAGGCGGCGGTTGCCCTGACCACCACATCGATTTTTTCCAGTTTGGTCCAAAGGGTAGCGGATGCCCCGGAATTGGAAACTCTGGGATGGTTGGCGACGGATCAAATCGATCCTATTCAGGCAAACTCTTGGCAAGACCCACGGGTAAATAGTCGTCACCTGGCTTTTCTGCAATATACCTCTGGGTCTACGGCCACCCCCAAGGGAGTGATGATCTCTCACCAAAATTTACTCCATAACCTAGAGGCGATCGCCCATTGTTTTGGACATTCGCCCCAAAGTCGCGGCGTGATTTGGCTGCCCCCCTATCACGATATGGGCTTAATCGGTGGCATCTTGCAACCGCTTTATGCCGGATTTCCCGTGGTCTTAATGTCCCCATTAGTCTTTCTTCAAAGTCCATTTCGTTGGCTGCAAGCGGTGTCCCGGTATCAAGCCACCACCAGTGGCGGGCCGAACTTTGCTTATCAACTTTGTATTAATAAAATTACCCCAGAACAGAAACAAACCCTGGATCTCAGTTCTTGGGAAGTGGCTTTTAACGGGGCAGAACCGATTAACCCGGAAACTTTAGAACAGTTTGCGACTACCTTTGCCGAATGCGGGTTTCGGCGGGAAGCTTTTTATCCTTGTTATGGCATGGCGGAAACCACTTTAATTGTTTCCGGGGGCGCAAAAACTGCCCTACCGATTTATCAAACCCTGGAAGCGGAGGCATTAGAGAAAAATTGGGTTGTCCCGGTATCCCCAGAATCCAATCCAGAGTTAACCACTCGGACCCTAGTCGGTTGCGGTCGGCAAATTCCCTATCACCAAATCGCGATCGCCCATCCAGAAACCCTGACCCGATGTACTGCCGGGGAAGTCGGTGAAATCTGGATCAAAGGCCCTAGCGTTGCCCAAGGTTACTGGAATAAAACCGAAGAAAGCCGTCACGCTTTTGGTGCTTATTTAGCAGATACCGGGGAAGGCCCGTTTCTGCGAACTGGGGATTTAGGGTTTTTGGACAATGACGAGTTATATGTCACTGGACGACTCAAAGACCTGATTATTGTTAACGGTCATAACCATTATCCTCAAGATATTGAACGCACCGTAGAACACAGTCACCCAGCCATTCGCCCCACTTGTTCGGCGGCGTTTTCTGTGGAAATTGATGGGGAAGAACGGTTAATTATTGTGGCTGAAGTCGAACGGCGTTATCGACAGCGTAAGCGACAAGCTGCGCTCTCATCAGAAGATCCTTCCCAGCACTATTCCTGGGAGGTAAAGGCGGTGATACAATCGATTCGGCGATCGGTTTCATCCCATCACGATCTCCAGGTTTATCAGGTATTCCTGATTAAGTATGGCAGCATTCCCAAAACGTCTAGCGGAAAAATCCAGCGCCATGCTTGTCGAGCCAATTTTCTGGCTGGCACCTTGGATGTTGTGGAGGAATAG
- a CDS encoding saccharopine dehydrogenase NADP-binding domain-containing protein: MSDRILIIGGTGRIGSCVAQDIAQHTDAEITVTGRKAIAPGVGDFSVLALDLADRGQLLSCDRWP, from the coding sequence ATGAGCGATCGCATTTTAATTATCGGGGGCACCGGCAGAATTGGCAGTTGTGTAGCCCAGGATATTGCCCAACATACCGACGCGGAGATTACCGTGACTGGCCGAAAAGCCATTGCGCCCGGGGTGGGGGATTTCTCCGTTTTAGCATTGGATTTAGCCGATCGCGGGCAACTGCTTTCTTGCGATCGCTGGCCATAA
- a CDS encoding saccharopine dehydrogenase NADP-binding domain-containing protein: MNCAGPFSYRDRRVLQTCIEQGVNYIDVCDDPQFCHQALALKEQAIAAGVTAIPSGTLRERQ; encoded by the coding sequence ATCAACTGTGCGGGGCCGTTTAGCTACCGGGATCGAAGGGTATTACAAACCTGCATTGAACAGGGAGTTAATTATATAGATGTGTGCGACGATCCCCAATTTTGTCACCAAGCCTTAGCCCTGAAAGAACAGGCGATCGCCGCTGGGGTAACGGCGATTCCCTCCGGGACGCTTCGCGAACGTCAGTAG
- a CDS encoding (Fe-S)-binding protein, with amino-acid sequence MQTSENRTIAENAEKKVIQENGFDAKHPPDPSLIDTCVHCGFCLSTCPSYRVLGKEMDSPRGRIYLMDAINQGEADLNPITSQHFDSCLGCLACVSTCPSGVQYGDLIAATRPQVERNVERSLPDKLLRNLIFNLFPYPNRLKPLLFPLYLYQKFGGQKLVRSSGIMKKISPQLAAMESILPEVNLKSLTQELPEVIPAKGEKRYRVGMILGCVQRLFFSPVNEATARVLTANGCEVVIPKSQGCCAALPAHQGQENQAQAIARQMIDSFADTNVDFIIINAAGCGHTLKEYGHILQDDPDYREKAKQFSNQVRDVQEFLAEVGLTSKLSPLTDGELPIVYQDACHLLHGQKISVQPRQLLKKIPGVTLREPIDAALCCGSAGVYNMLQPEVADELGQQKAENLVNTGAKLIASPNPGCSLQIKKHLELQGKTMPLYHPIELLDLSIRGEKITTG; translated from the coding sequence ATGCAAACATCAGAAAATCGAACGATCGCCGAAAATGCCGAAAAGAAAGTAATTCAGGAAAACGGATTTGATGCGAAACATCCGCCGGATCCGAGTTTAATTGATACTTGCGTCCATTGTGGATTTTGTTTATCTACTTGTCCCAGTTATCGGGTGTTGGGTAAAGAAATGGACTCACCCCGTGGTCGCATTTATCTGATGGATGCGATTAATCAAGGAGAAGCGGATTTAAATCCGATTACTTCTCAACATTTTGATAGTTGTTTGGGCTGTTTAGCCTGTGTCAGCACTTGTCCTTCTGGGGTACAATACGGTGATTTAATTGCGGCAACTCGTCCCCAGGTGGAACGAAATGTCGAGCGATCGCTGCCGGATAAGTTGTTGCGGAATCTCATCTTTAATCTGTTCCCCTATCCTAACCGGCTAAAACCTTTATTATTTCCCCTTTATCTGTATCAAAAATTTGGGGGACAAAAGCTGGTCAGGTCTAGCGGGATTATGAAAAAAATCTCGCCCCAATTGGCGGCAATGGAGTCTATTTTACCAGAAGTAAATCTGAAGTCTTTAACCCAAGAATTGCCAGAAGTAATTCCGGCAAAAGGGGAAAAACGCTATCGGGTGGGGATGATTTTGGGCTGCGTACAACGGCTATTTTTCTCTCCAGTTAATGAAGCTACAGCGCGAGTTTTAACGGCGAATGGTTGTGAAGTGGTGATTCCCAAATCTCAAGGCTGTTGTGCGGCTTTACCCGCGCACCAAGGACAAGAAAATCAAGCCCAGGCGATCGCCCGTCAAATGATTGATAGTTTTGCCGATACTAACGTGGATTTTATCATTATTAATGCGGCAGGTTGTGGCCATACTTTGAAAGAATATGGTCATATTTTACAAGACGATCCAGACTATCGGGAAAAGGCGAAACAGTTTTCTAATCAAGTCCGAGATGTACAAGAATTTCTCGCGGAAGTAGGCTTAACCAGCAAACTTTCTCCCTTGACTGATGGGGAATTACCCATCGTTTATCAAGATGCGTGTCATTTATTACACGGACAGAAAATATCGGTGCAACCGCGTCAACTTCTTAAAAAAATTCCGGGGGTGACATTGCGCGAACCTATCGATGCTGCCTTATGTTGTGGTAGTGCGGGAGTTTATAATATGTTACAGCCGGAAGTTGCGGATGAGTTGGGACAGCAAAAAGCTGAGAATTTGGTGAATACTGGGGCTAAATTAATTGCTTCACCTAATCCGGGTTGTTCTTTACAAATTAAGAAACATTTGGAGTTACAGGGGAAAACTATGCCCCTTTATCATCCAATTGAGTTATTAGATTTATCCATTCGCGGAGAAAAAATTACCACGGGTTAA
- a CDS encoding FAD-binding oxidoreductase, which produces MNAIAQELTQELTQQLENIVGVGAVSPWQPENLFLDPPPSCIVYPQTPEQLGTVVSLARQNQWRILPCGSGSKLHWGGIPKDINIVVSTARMNQLIDHASGDLTVTVQAGMKYAELQKILAATGQFLALDPSYSDRATIGGIVATADTGSLRQRYNSVRDQLLGISFVRADGQLTKAGGRVVKNVAGYDLMKLLTGSFGTLGIISQVTFRLYPLQAASQTVLLTGDSAAINQASQTVRSSALTPVALDILSASIVETLDIGSGMGLLAKFSNVPESVAEQSERLLAVGEKLGLKGISYSNDSEATLWQRLKKIIEENDSNESILCKIGVRPTAAVATIEKVQGFGVIHANSGLGRLRLSEESASKSVLLNLRKICENHAGFLTILSASQELKQQVDIWGYSGNALPLMQGIKHQFDPQNVLSPNRFICGI; this is translated from the coding sequence ATGAATGCGATCGCTCAAGAACTTACTCAAGAACTGACTCAACAACTGGAAAACATTGTCGGTGTAGGGGCTGTCAGCCCTTGGCAACCGGAAAACTTATTCCTGGATCCGCCACCAAGCTGCATTGTTTATCCCCAAACCCCAGAACAACTGGGAACAGTTGTCAGCCTTGCCAGACAAAACCAATGGCGGATCTTGCCCTGTGGTTCCGGCAGCAAACTGCATTGGGGCGGTATTCCCAAAGATATCAATATAGTAGTTAGTACCGCACGGATGAATCAACTAATCGATCATGCCAGTGGGGACTTGACGGTGACGGTACAAGCAGGGATGAAATATGCCGAACTGCAAAAAATTTTAGCGGCTACGGGGCAATTTCTCGCCCTCGATCCCAGTTACAGCGATCGCGCCACTATTGGGGGCATTGTTGCCACTGCTGACACTGGATCCCTGCGACAGCGTTATAACAGCGTCCGCGACCAATTACTCGGTATTTCCTTTGTCCGGGCTGATGGTCAGCTTACCAAAGCCGGGGGAAGAGTCGTCAAAAATGTAGCGGGATATGATTTGATGAAATTATTAACCGGATCCTTCGGCACATTAGGGATTATTTCCCAAGTGACATTTCGCCTCTATCCCCTGCAAGCCGCGTCCCAAACCGTTTTATTAACTGGTGACTCTGCTGCCATTAATCAAGCCAGTCAAACGGTGCGTTCTTCCGCTTTAACCCCCGTTGCCTTAGATATTCTTTCCGCCTCAATTGTCGAAACCTTAGATATAGGTAGCGGTATGGGATTATTGGCCAAATTTTCTAATGTCCCAGAAAGTGTCGCCGAACAATCTGAACGATTATTAGCCGTAGGAGAAAAATTAGGCTTAAAGGGAATTTCCTATAGCAACGACTCGGAAGCTACTTTATGGCAACGATTGAAAAAAATCATTGAAGAAAATGATTCAAATGAGTCAATTTTATGCAAAATAGGAGTAAGACCGACGGCAGCGGTAGCCACTATAGAAAAAGTTCAAGGGTTTGGGGTAATTCATGCCAATAGCGGCTTAGGTCGCTTACGGTTATCGGAGGAATCGGCCTCTAAATCTGTATTATTAAATTTGAGAAAAATTTGTGAAAATCATGCCGGATTTTTGACAATTTTATCGGCATCCCAAGAATTGAAACAACAAGTCGATATTTGGGGATATTCTGGTAATGCTCTCCCACTGATGCAAGGGATTAAACATCAATTCGATCCGCAGAATGTTTTAAGCCCGAATCGATTTATCTGCGGCATTTAA
- a CDS encoding transposase has protein sequence MATRRQTFRLYPNKTQENKLFEARRHHAYLYNACVAHRRYEWRANKKNVTYFEQQNCLPDFKKEWVEFAYTHSQSLQATVKRVDLAYGAFFQGLRGLPKFKSIRDYSGWTYPAKSGWKVNSNGKNGNVTLNDLGITIKMRGQAKQWGTLTTLTIVYKPSRNQWFASITVELPTVESKFGSKSDLSYESIIAFDLGTETAITLYDGESFIEIENPRFTQKVERVIKQKSKALRRKVAPNRNKNVKGSRRWKKDRKQISKLQRKVANQRSDWQHKVTSEIANRYDIGVSEQLNTKGMTRKAKKGSKRKKQKSGLNKSILSVGFGTLNKMIADKIEQKGGLMLMLPTKQIKPSQRCPECGAVHKHWAELSNRYHTCDACGFEIPRDKGSVMVMYNVATLKQPGLGTSLEDCRCLSSSNLTGKRKHTGSMRQLGQKKRQKSCRNSDGNLETPSVYTAG, from the coding sequence TTGGCCACAAGACGACAGACATTTCGACTGTACCCAAATAAAACCCAAGAAAACAAATTATTTGAAGCGCGTCGCCATCATGCTTACTTGTATAATGCTTGCGTTGCTCACCGTCGCTATGAGTGGAGAGCGAATAAGAAAAATGTCACTTATTTTGAACAGCAGAATTGTCTACCAGATTTCAAAAAAGAATGGGTTGAATTCGCTTATACCCACTCCCAATCCTTGCAAGCCACAGTGAAACGGGTTGATTTAGCTTATGGTGCATTCTTTCAAGGTTTGAGGGGATTGCCTAAGTTTAAATCAATTCGTGACTACTCTGGCTGGACTTATCCAGCTAAATCCGGGTGGAAAGTTAACAGTAATGGCAAGAATGGTAACGTTACCCTTAATGATTTAGGTATCACGATTAAAATGCGTGGCCAAGCTAAACAGTGGGGAACTCTTACTACTTTAACCATTGTGTATAAACCAAGCAGAAATCAATGGTTTGCATCCATAACCGTTGAGCTTCCCACCGTTGAATCTAAATTTGGTTCAAAATCAGACTTGAGTTATGAATCAATCATTGCTTTTGATTTGGGAACTGAAACAGCTATAACTCTCTACGATGGAGAGAGTTTTATCGAAATAGAAAATCCCCGTTTCACTCAAAAAGTGGAACGGGTAATCAAGCAGAAATCTAAGGCTTTGCGCCGTAAAGTTGCGCCAAACAGGAACAAAAACGTTAAAGGTTCTAGACGCTGGAAGAAAGATAGGAAACAAATATCTAAGCTACAAAGAAAAGTTGCTAACCAGCGTTCAGATTGGCAACATAAAGTCACGTCAGAGATTGCTAATCGTTATGACATCGGCGTGAGTGAGCAACTTAATACCAAAGGTATGACGCGCAAAGCTAAAAAGGGTAGTAAACGTAAAAAGCAAAAATCTGGATTGAATAAATCCATCCTTTCAGTTGGTTTTGGAACGCTCAATAAAATGATTGCTGACAAAATCGAACAGAAAGGTGGTTTGATGCTAATGCTACCTACAAAACAAATAAAACCATCACAGAGATGTCCTGAGTGCGGGGCAGTTCATAAGCATTGGGCAGAGTTATCAAATCGATATCATACCTGCGATGCTTGTGGGTTTGAAATACCTCGCGATAAAGGTTCTGTGATGGTCATGTATAATGTTGCAACGTTGAAGCAACCGGGGCTTGGAACGAGCCTCGAAGACTGTAGATGTCTAAGCTCTAGCAATTTGACTGGAAAGCGTAAGCATACTGGTTCGATGCGGCAACTTGGGCAGAAGAAACGTCAAAAATCTTGTCGTAATTCGGATGGGAATTTAGAAACCCCGTCCGTCTATACAGCGGGGTAG
- the tmk gene encoding dTMP kinase encodes MPGKFIVLEGVEGSGKTTQLQRLQQWLSPQWPKEVVITREPGGTQLGGELRQILLAHRDGEPMQERAELLLYAADRAQHVEGWIKPQLAAGAMVLCDRYTDSTVAYQGYGRGLSLELISQINQLATNGLTSDLTIWLDIDVEIGLARAKKRSTLDRFEQANIEFHRRIQTGYQALAKANPQRIMRVDASRSIEAVTTQLQDILKKFLNLD; translated from the coding sequence ATGCCCGGAAAATTTATTGTTTTAGAAGGGGTGGAAGGCAGCGGCAAAACCACCCAACTGCAACGGTTACAGCAATGGTTATCCCCCCAATGGCCCAAAGAAGTGGTCATCACTCGCGAACCAGGAGGGACTCAACTCGGTGGGGAACTGCGACAAATTTTATTGGCCCACCGGGACGGGGAACCAATGCAAGAAAGGGCTGAATTATTATTGTATGCGGCAGACCGCGCCCAGCACGTCGAAGGCTGGATTAAACCGCAATTAGCAGCCGGGGCAATGGTGTTGTGCGATCGCTACACCGACTCTACTGTGGCTTATCAAGGCTATGGACGAGGCTTATCATTAGAACTAATTTCACAAATTAATCAATTAGCGACCAACGGACTGACCAGCGACCTGACGATCTGGCTAGATATTGATGTAGAAATTGGTTTAGCCAGAGCCAAAAAACGCAGCACCCTTGATCGTTTTGAGCAAGCAAACATTGAATTTCATCGTCGGATTCAAACTGGCTACCAAGCCTTAGCGAAAGCTAATCCTCAGCGGATTATGCGAGTAGATGCATCCCGATCGATTGAAGCAGTGACTACGCAACTTCAAGACATCTTGAAGAAATTTTTAAATTTAGATTAA
- a CDS encoding DUF86 domain-containing protein yields MFIDETIGLSHMLDAAKEAVFLARNRQKTDLQINRILASSMVECLELIVEAAVNISPERQAQLSGIPWQKIISIRTYLNQTDFEINLDIIWEIVTKDLPLWINHLDSILANDQKGFRSHCDLGGSPSKEATAVSRCGLGGNPHEQLANHERVLGSPQVEKPVRSWGLPK; encoded by the coding sequence ATGTTTATTGATGAAACCATCGGATTATCTCATATGTTAGATGCGGCGAAAGAAGCGGTTTTTTTAGCGCGAAATCGCCAAAAAACCGACCTGCAAATTAATCGAATATTGGCAAGCTCAATGGTGGAATGCTTGGAACTCATTGTCGAAGCAGCGGTCAATATTTCCCCGGAACGCCAAGCCCAGTTATCAGGGATTCCTTGGCAAAAAATTATCAGCATCAGAACTTATTTAAATCAAACAGATTTCGAGATTAATTTAGATATCATTTGGGAAATCGTCACCAAAGACTTGCCGCTCTGGATTAATCACCTCGATTCAATTTTGGCTAATGACCAGAAGGGATTCCGAAGCCACTGCGATCTTGGGGGTTCCCCAAGTAAAGAAGCCACTGCGGTGAGCCGGTGTGGTCTTGGGGGAAACCCCCATGAACAACTGGCGAACCATGAACGGGTCTTGGGGTCTCCCCAAGTAGAGAAGCCAGTGCGGTCTTGGGGTCTCCCCAAGTGA
- a CDS encoding ElyC/SanA/YdcF family protein — MFEIVTRLVILVLLAYLIWYVLVQLVPQVNVKWLLPILLFVLIILGIVFPNDQSISTIWSVISFPLKPIGLSVVLLIIITTKAQEKNVPKNLKYLVVSLLIIVLFSSVNWISERLEYSIIRSNLNHAQICPNNPNYTALPNQSRLIVMLANSVTEPGGAYQPGQQIFEMSDRLLQTSQEYQRNRPDSVLIASRKKPASETERIPSEFDLIRDQLITLGIARADIFDLNQIFDNTFNVKQTSEAINVYIQSRGISNYQVIIISSPLDVGRVKLTLEKTLKVKLGQRSETITVIPSAWNLSNKFCPKQPRYPDLFDLIPSDSSVLRSSQVVDEFLTSSYYFLRNWLAPCSDCWDAVPQSF, encoded by the coding sequence AAATTGTAACTCGGCTGGTAATTTTAGTTTTACTGGCTTACTTAATTTGGTATGTATTGGTTCAATTGGTGCCACAAGTCAACGTTAAGTGGCTGCTGCCCATTTTGCTATTTGTTTTAATCATCTTAGGAATTGTTTTTCCCAACGATCAGTCGATATCTACCATTTGGAGTGTGATTTCATTTCCTTTAAAGCCCATTGGGTTATCTGTGGTATTATTAATTATTATTACGACTAAAGCCCAAGAAAAAAATGTTCCTAAAAATCTCAAGTATTTGGTAGTTTCATTACTAATTATTGTGCTTTTTTCTAGTGTAAATTGGATTTCTGAAAGACTAGAATATTCGATTATTCGGTCAAATCTTAATCATGCACAAATCTGCCCCAATAATCCTAATTATACCGCCCTGCCTAATCAAAGTAGATTGATTGTGATGTTGGCCAATAGCGTCACGGAACCCGGAGGTGCTTATCAACCAGGCCAGCAAATATTTGAGATGAGCGATCGCCTGTTGCAAACCTCCCAAGAATACCAGAGAAATAGGCCGGACAGCGTACTGATCGCTTCGCGAAAAAAACCGGCATCAGAAACCGAAAGAATTCCTTCAGAATTTGACCTGATTAGAGATCAATTGATTACCCTAGGAATTGCCCGGGCTGATATATTTGATTTAAACCAAATATTTGACAACACATTCAACGTCAAACAAACCAGTGAAGCGATTAATGTCTATATTCAATCTCGCGGAATCAGTAATTATCAGGTAATTATCATCTCTTCGCCCCTTGATGTCGGACGAGTTAAGTTAACCTTAGAAAAAACTTTGAAAGTTAAGCTTGGGCAACGAAGCGAAACAATTACGGTGATTCCCAGCGCCTGGAATTTATCTAATAAATTCTGTCCAAAACAACCACGATATCCTGACTTATTTGATTTAATTCCCAGTGATTCTAGTGTATTACGCAGCAGTCAGGTTGTGGATGAGTTTTTGACCTCTAGTTATTATTTCCTGCGGAATTGGTTAGCTCCCTGTTCTGATTGTTGGGATGCCGTGCCTCAAAGCTTCTAA